A part of Melittangium boletus DSM 14713 genomic DNA contains:
- a CDS encoding acyl-CoA carboxylase subunit beta, whose amino-acid sequence MNGPSETDPLRARLQQLEKQAELGGGADRIAKQHEAGKLTARERIDLLLDPGSFTEMDKFVTHRSSDFGMGDKKIPGDGVVTGYGTVEGRQVFLFAQDFTVFGGSLSGAYAQKICKIMDLAMRVGAPVIGLNDSGGARIQEGVESLAGYADIFVRNTLASGVVPQISLILGPCAGGAVYSPAITDFIMMVKDTSYMFITGPDVIKTVTHQEVSKEELGGALTHNQKSGVAHFAAENEQAALAMTRELLSYLPSNNQEDPPSQPSEDDPFRADESLKTVVPNNPNKPYDMKEIIHAIVDDGHFFEVQEHYAKNMVVGFARMNGRSVGFVANQPAVLAGCVDIDASVKAARFVRFCDCFNIPIVTLVDVPGFLPGTDQEWGGIITHGAKLLYAFAESTVPKVTVITRKAYGGAYDVMASKHIRADINFAWPTAEIAVMGPEGAVNIIFRDELKKAPDAAVERARLVNDYREKFANPFKAAELGYIDEVIRPEDTRARVIRALEMLKNKRQENPPRKHGNIPL is encoded by the coding sequence ATGAACGGACCCTCCGAAACGGACCCTCTTCGCGCTCGACTGCAGCAACTGGAGAAGCAGGCGGAGCTGGGCGGTGGCGCGGACCGCATCGCCAAGCAGCACGAGGCCGGTAAGCTCACGGCCCGCGAGCGGATCGACCTGTTGCTCGACCCCGGCTCCTTCACGGAGATGGACAAGTTCGTCACGCACCGCAGCAGCGACTTCGGCATGGGGGACAAGAAGATCCCCGGTGACGGCGTGGTCACCGGCTACGGCACCGTCGAGGGCCGCCAGGTGTTCCTCTTCGCCCAGGACTTCACCGTCTTCGGCGGCTCGCTCTCCGGCGCCTACGCCCAGAAGATCTGCAAGATCATGGACCTGGCCATGCGCGTGGGCGCGCCCGTCATCGGCCTGAACGACTCGGGCGGCGCGCGCATCCAGGAGGGCGTGGAGAGCCTCGCGGGCTACGCGGACATCTTCGTGCGCAACACGCTCGCCTCGGGCGTGGTGCCGCAGATCTCCCTCATCCTGGGGCCGTGCGCGGGCGGAGCGGTGTACTCACCGGCCATCACGGACTTCATCATGATGGTGAAGGACACCTCCTACATGTTCATCACCGGCCCGGACGTCATCAAGACGGTGACGCACCAGGAGGTGTCGAAGGAGGAGCTGGGCGGCGCGCTCACGCACAACCAGAAGTCGGGCGTGGCGCACTTCGCCGCGGAGAACGAGCAGGCCGCCCTCGCGATGACGCGCGAGCTCTTGTCGTACCTGCCCTCCAACAACCAGGAGGACCCCCCTTCCCAGCCGAGCGAGGACGATCCGTTCCGGGCCGACGAGAGCCTCAAGACGGTGGTGCCCAACAACCCCAACAAGCCCTACGACATGAAGGAGATCATCCACGCCATCGTGGATGACGGGCACTTCTTCGAGGTGCAGGAGCACTACGCCAAGAACATGGTGGTGGGCTTCGCGCGCATGAATGGCCGCTCGGTGGGTTTCGTGGCCAACCAGCCGGCGGTGCTCGCGGGCTGCGTGGACATCGACGCGAGCGTGAAGGCGGCGCGCTTCGTGCGCTTCTGCGACTGCTTCAACATCCCCATCGTCACGCTGGTGGACGTGCCGGGCTTCCTGCCGGGAACGGATCAGGAGTGGGGCGGCATCATCACCCACGGCGCCAAGCTGCTCTACGCCTTCGCCGAGTCGACCGTGCCCAAGGTGACGGTCATCACCCGCAAGGCGTACGGCGGGGCCTACGACGTCATGGCCTCCAAGCACATCCGCGCGGACATCAACTTCGCGTGGCCCACCGCGGAGATCGCCGTCATGGGCCCCGAGGGCGCGGTGAACATCATCTTCCGCGACGAGCTCAAGAAGGCGCCGGACGCCGCCGTCGAGCGCGCCCGGCTGGTGAATGACTACCGCGAGAAGTTCGCCAACCCCTTCAAGGCGGCGGAGCTCGGCTACATCGACGAGGTCATCCGCCCCGAGGACACGCGCGCCCGCGTCATCCGCGCCCTGGAGATGCTCAAGAACAAGCGCCAGGAGAACCCCCCGCGCAAGCACGGCAACATTCCGCTCTGA
- a CDS encoding WD40/YVTN/BNR-like repeat-containing protein, with the protein MNWARHLLKVLVFLLLSPCLLCLGSGVYIWVHSALRERGIHMGNSVWMPLGPRLEQRHLPNHFYVGAHSAFFTRDWGEHSALWRIGPHWTRREASFEGALLTLTSAEGVWFGLVSKPAPDGPRDARIFQVIRSLDEGVNWEERGRTSGMSSLLAVSSEEVWGLGTELQVSTDGGLTFSSVSLPGARDRIQERLARGADGTVWLLGHAGLFRLSDQGRTWTHEPLREAEPQAGDGGVLAARVEGGLAIRRDSPGEPWRVFTALPHRVSALAVVGDTVRVVTHPSDPFKDGWDAWYHHSEDGGRTWEHTNTELTPHIALYGREWGVGRELLGQLYGRLPGG; encoded by the coding sequence TTGAACTGGGCGCGCCACCTGCTCAAGGTGCTGGTGTTCCTGTTGCTCTCGCCGTGTCTCCTGTGTCTGGGGTCGGGCGTCTACATCTGGGTCCACAGTGCCCTGCGTGAGCGGGGAATCCACATGGGCAACAGCGTGTGGATGCCATTGGGGCCGAGGCTCGAGCAGCGCCATCTGCCCAATCACTTCTACGTCGGAGCACACTCCGCGTTCTTCACCCGCGATTGGGGAGAGCACAGCGCGCTCTGGCGCATCGGGCCGCATTGGACGCGTCGCGAGGCATCCTTCGAGGGGGCCTTGTTGACGCTGACCAGTGCCGAGGGCGTCTGGTTCGGTCTCGTCTCCAAGCCCGCTCCCGACGGCCCTCGGGACGCGCGGATCTTCCAGGTCATCCGTTCGCTCGACGAGGGGGTGAATTGGGAGGAGCGGGGCCGTACCTCCGGGATGTCGAGCCTGCTCGCCGTGTCGTCAGAGGAGGTGTGGGGCCTGGGGACGGAACTCCAGGTCAGCACGGATGGGGGACTGACCTTTTCCTCCGTGTCCTTGCCTGGAGCGCGAGACCGCATCCAAGAGCGGCTCGCGCGGGGCGCGGATGGCACGGTCTGGTTGTTGGGGCATGCGGGCCTCTTCCGCTTGTCCGACCAGGGCCGCACCTGGACGCACGAGCCCCTTCGGGAGGCCGAACCGCAGGCGGGTGATGGCGGGGTGCTCGCGGCACGGGTGGAGGGAGGGCTCGCCATCCGCCGGGATTCGCCGGGCGAGCCCTGGCGTGTCTTCACCGCGCTGCCGCATCGGGTCTCCGCGCTCGCCGTGGTGGGCGACACCGTGCGGGTCGTGACCCATCCGAGTGATCCCTTCAAGGATGGGTGGGACGCCTGGTACCACCACAGTGAGGATGGAGGGCGGACTTGGGAGCACACGAATACCGAGCTGACGCCCCACATCGCCCTATATGGGCGGGAATGGGGCGTGGGCCGGGAACTCCTGGGCCAGCTTTACGGCCGACTTCCCGGGGGTTGA
- a CDS encoding M3 family metallopeptidase produces the protein MTAPVSDNPLLQTEGLPKFDRIRAEHVEPAIRDLLARLNADFDALEREVQPTWKGTVERLSTLTEPLGLAWGVVNHLMGVQNSPELRQAHSAVEGDVVESFMRIGQSAPLYRAYKALREGSEWKGLEEAQRRVVEASIRDMELSGVGLEGEARERFQVIERELAELSTRFANNVIDSTKAWSMTLTQREEVDGLPPSALAMAAQAAKQGLAEGAPAPTPEAGPWRITLDAPSFGPFMEHSRRPELREKVYRAYITRASTGEVDNNPLIERILSLRGEKARLLGYGSFAEVSLAAKMAPGVQAVEQLLGELRGAARSRAQGELDELTAFARRKTGNASLELKLWDTAFWAERLREERYAYTDEELRPYFALPRVLEGLFDTAKRLFGVTVRAADGEVPVWDESVRFFRMADESGKDIAAFYLDPYSRPATKRGGAWMNGALDRKRQLDGSLRLPVAYLVCNATPPVGGKSALLTFREVETLFHEFGHGLQHMLTRVDYPEAAGINNVEWDAVELPSQFMENWCFHEETLSRLARHVDTGEPLPRALQEKIRAGRIYRAASMTLRQVYFATLDLELHHRYQAGGVAETQKRVAQDNTVLAPLPEDRFLCSFTHIFAGGYAAGYYSYKWAEVLSADAFSAFEEAGLADARALEKTGRRFRDTVLALGGSRHPLVVFQEFRGRAPSTQPLLKQTGLLDSQPRA, from the coding sequence ATGACCGCCCCTGTTTCCGACAATCCGCTGCTGCAGACCGAAGGACTCCCGAAGTTCGACCGCATCCGGGCGGAGCATGTCGAGCCCGCCATCCGCGATTTGCTCGCGCGGCTGAACGCGGATTTCGACGCGCTCGAGCGCGAGGTCCAGCCCACCTGGAAAGGCACCGTGGAGCGTCTGTCCACCCTCACCGAGCCCCTGGGGCTGGCGTGGGGCGTGGTGAACCACCTCATGGGCGTGCAGAACAGCCCGGAGCTGCGCCAGGCGCACTCCGCCGTCGAGGGCGATGTGGTGGAGAGCTTCATGCGCATCGGCCAGAGCGCCCCCCTGTACCGGGCCTACAAGGCGCTGCGCGAGGGCTCCGAGTGGAAGGGCCTCGAGGAGGCCCAGCGGCGGGTCGTCGAGGCCTCCATCCGCGACATGGAGCTGTCCGGCGTGGGCCTGGAGGGCGAGGCGCGCGAGCGCTTCCAGGTCATCGAGCGGGAGCTGGCCGAGCTGTCCACGCGCTTCGCCAACAACGTCATCGACTCCACCAAGGCCTGGTCCATGACGCTCACCCAGCGCGAGGAGGTGGACGGCCTGCCGCCCAGCGCGCTCGCCATGGCGGCCCAGGCGGCGAAGCAGGGGCTGGCGGAGGGGGCTCCCGCGCCCACGCCCGAGGCGGGCCCCTGGCGCATCACCCTGGACGCGCCCAGCTTCGGGCCCTTCATGGAGCACTCGCGCCGTCCGGAGCTGCGCGAGAAGGTCTACCGCGCCTACATCACCCGCGCCTCCACGGGCGAGGTGGACAACAACCCGCTCATCGAGCGCATCCTGTCCCTGCGGGGCGAGAAGGCGCGTCTGCTCGGCTACGGCTCGTTCGCCGAGGTGAGCCTCGCGGCGAAGATGGCGCCCGGGGTCCAGGCCGTGGAGCAGCTCCTGGGTGAGCTGCGCGGCGCCGCCCGTTCGCGCGCCCAGGGGGAACTCGACGAGCTGACGGCGTTCGCGCGCCGCAAGACGGGCAACGCCTCGCTCGAGCTCAAGCTGTGGGACACGGCCTTCTGGGCCGAGCGCCTGCGCGAGGAGCGCTACGCCTATACCGACGAGGAGCTGCGTCCGTACTTCGCGCTGCCCCGGGTGCTGGAGGGCCTGTTCGACACGGCGAAGCGGCTCTTCGGTGTCACGGTGCGCGCCGCGGACGGGGAGGTGCCCGTGTGGGATGAGAGCGTGCGCTTCTTCCGCATGGCGGACGAGTCGGGCAAGGACATCGCCGCGTTCTACCTGGACCCCTACAGCCGTCCTGCCACCAAGCGGGGCGGGGCGTGGATGAATGGCGCGCTCGATCGCAAGCGCCAGCTGGACGGCTCGCTGCGGCTGCCGGTGGCCTACCTCGTCTGCAACGCCACGCCTCCGGTGGGGGGCAAGTCCGCGCTGCTCACCTTCCGCGAGGTGGAGACGCTGTTCCATGAGTTCGGCCACGGCCTGCAGCACATGCTCACGCGCGTGGACTACCCCGAGGCCGCCGGCATCAACAACGTGGAGTGGGACGCGGTGGAGCTGCCCAGCCAGTTCATGGAGAACTGGTGCTTCCACGAGGAGACGCTCTCGCGGCTGGCGCGCCATGTGGATACGGGCGAGCCGCTGCCCCGCGCGCTCCAGGAGAAGATCCGCGCCGGGCGCATCTACCGCGCCGCCTCCATGACGCTGCGTCAGGTGTACTTCGCCACGCTCGACCTGGAGTTGCACCACCGCTACCAGGCGGGCGGCGTGGCGGAGACCCAGAAGCGCGTGGCCCAGGACAACACGGTGCTCGCGCCCCTGCCCGAGGACCGCTTCCTGTGCTCCTTCACCCACATCTTCGCGGGGGGCTACGCGGCGGGCTACTACAGCTACAAGTGGGCCGAGGTGCTGTCCGCGGATGCCTTCTCCGCCTTCGAGGAGGCGGGGCTGGCCGATGCGCGGGCCCTGGAGAAGACCGGACGGCGCTTCCGGGACACGGTGCTCGCGCTCGGAGGCAGCCGCCACCCGCTGGTGGTCTTCCAGGAGTTCCGCGGCCGCGCTCCCAGCACCCAGCCCCTGCTCAAGCAGACGGGCCTGTTGGATTCGCAGCCGAGGGCCTGA
- a CDS encoding VUT family protein produces MDSRRTEGFVYLVGFGASIPLSNWMLGHVGVLCSESGPCLLPVGPGLLAPSGVLVVGLAFVLRDLVQRRLGKGWALLAILLGALLSAVLAPPALVLASGGAFAVSELADFAVYTPLQRRGLVLAVLASGVVGLVVDSVLFLQLAFGGLDFLAGQVVGKAWMVLLSLPLVSWLRRRDERLGIQPA; encoded by the coding sequence ATGGATTCACGCAGAACCGAGGGGTTTGTCTACCTGGTGGGCTTCGGCGCCTCGATTCCCCTCTCCAACTGGATGCTGGGCCATGTCGGTGTCCTCTGCTCGGAGAGCGGGCCCTGTTTGCTCCCCGTGGGGCCGGGTCTGCTGGCGCCCAGCGGCGTGCTCGTCGTGGGGTTGGCCTTCGTGTTGCGCGACCTGGTGCAGCGCCGTCTGGGCAAGGGCTGGGCGCTGCTGGCCATCCTCCTGGGCGCGCTGTTGTCGGCCGTGCTCGCGCCACCGGCCCTGGTGCTCGCCTCGGGGGGCGCCTTCGCCGTGTCGGAGCTGGCGGACTTCGCCGTCTACACCCCCTTGCAGCGGCGGGGACTGGTGCTGGCCGTGCTCGCCAGCGGTGTCGTGGGCCTCGTCGTGGACAGCGTGCTCTTCCTGCAGCTGGCGTTCGGGGGGCTCGACTTCCTCGCGGGGCAGGTGGTGGGCAAGGCGTGGATGGTGCTGCTGTCCCTGCCGCTCGTCTCCTGGTTGCGGCGCCGGGATGAGCGGCTCGGCATCCAACCGGCCTGA
- a CDS encoding aminotransferase class I/II-fold pyridoxal phosphate-dependent enzyme, with protein MATYPASARDAVLRLSALAEALARPDTRATALTELRALAALARDKPEGAPLRLTSVVVAVGASRARLELLLLPTIFAPEAWAHTFLEGLLKVPLDEYAGKRLVEVGAGSGWICLALARFTRLSRILGVDLNPHSAPLAWCNAWLNGDEALVARLDFGTSDLLREVPAHERWDFVVGCIPQVLRGEGPPLEVSQADEQALYDLSNYCAIQNVYEDHFGLGLNARLLDEVPERLAPEGRLLLNLAGRPGRAIIERMFTRRGFTIQVRVARRVMQAADTDIRPLVALEHDTACEFEFFMEAHSAEPLRAATALGWLAAGHPIWHEVAVWEARLALPRETLALREALRGLGVPRLQEELDLGAACAEQLGFVAELAGRLARSPFLPYAHEAGDVGLRQLVVRYLERFFDLRLAEEELFIAPERVQAVYSLLLATCDAGDGVLVSRNLHAVYAPVLDKAGVRVTVAPNTLGEVTRLLGAFDVKVLFLSVEPGERANLSELGAILTEAERRGILVVLDESESFTITAEVAPRTLFEFLAREPSRTNLVVLYGLIKNAVFPDWELTLMLPVPATLRGDLEVAAEVTYSRISTLAEWFYERTFEDLLSFRIAFSEPPPPPERPVPRVPRSRRMLRLARMPAFAPRVFREDDPELLRLDYGENESPLPQPLVEGLVAACAAPRNSGTQHGLDVAVAAFLLETRGVRYAPGELVLAPGVWPLVHHLGVALRERLGRAPRVFVATPCYGVLPPTWESAGAEVDLAPLSDLSERRGPRAPDVVVISQPSNPSGDYLSHEELVGLAAYVVEQRCLLVSDEIFGLVNLGNPLAETVHGPVGLEAAVPGIGARTVVLGGLSKEFAAGGLRVGWMAARDLALVEAVRASGPGLLHLATARAASRLYAAYARGPDGRLLYPERHRALRDFLTRMRRDLAEKRALLAGVLPPDGRAETGETGGLFLAPRVSAWLGREVDGVRLTAENLPAVVYAHTHVVLNGGAWCADPERVRAVFSLPREKLREARARLEAFAARLRD; from the coding sequence ATGGCCACCTACCCCGCTTCCGCCCGGGATGCCGTCCTTCGGTTGAGTGCGCTCGCCGAGGCGCTCGCGCGTCCCGACACCCGCGCCACCGCGCTCACCGAGTTGCGCGCCCTGGCGGCGCTCGCGCGGGACAAGCCCGAGGGGGCTCCCCTGCGGCTCACCAGCGTGGTGGTGGCGGTGGGGGCCTCGCGGGCGCGGCTGGAGCTGTTGTTGCTGCCCACCATCTTCGCTCCCGAGGCCTGGGCGCATACCTTCCTGGAGGGGCTGCTCAAGGTGCCCCTGGACGAGTACGCCGGCAAGCGGCTCGTGGAGGTGGGGGCGGGCTCGGGGTGGATCTGCCTGGCGCTGGCGCGCTTCACCCGGCTGTCGCGCATCCTGGGCGTGGACCTCAATCCCCACTCGGCGCCGCTGGCGTGGTGCAACGCGTGGCTCAACGGGGACGAGGCGCTGGTGGCGCGCCTGGACTTCGGCACGAGCGATCTGCTGCGCGAGGTGCCCGCGCACGAGCGGTGGGACTTCGTGGTGGGCTGCATCCCCCAGGTGCTGCGCGGCGAGGGGCCCCCGCTGGAGGTGTCCCAGGCGGATGAACAGGCGCTGTATGACCTGTCCAACTACTGCGCCATCCAGAACGTCTACGAGGACCACTTCGGGCTGGGGCTCAACGCGCGGCTCCTGGACGAGGTCCCCGAGCGGCTGGCGCCCGAGGGGCGGCTGTTGCTCAACCTGGCGGGACGGCCCGGGCGCGCCATCATCGAGCGCATGTTCACCCGGCGGGGCTTCACCATCCAGGTGCGCGTGGCGCGGCGGGTGATGCAGGCGGCGGATACGGACATCCGTCCCCTGGTGGCGCTGGAGCACGACACGGCGTGCGAGTTCGAGTTCTTCATGGAGGCGCACAGCGCCGAGCCGCTGCGGGCCGCCACCGCGCTCGGGTGGCTCGCGGCGGGCCATCCCATCTGGCACGAGGTGGCGGTGTGGGAGGCGCGGCTCGCCCTGCCGCGCGAGACGCTCGCCTTGCGCGAGGCCCTGCGCGGCCTGGGGGTGCCCCGCTTGCAGGAGGAACTGGACCTGGGCGCCGCCTGCGCCGAGCAACTGGGCTTCGTGGCCGAGCTGGCCGGACGCCTGGCGCGCTCGCCCTTCCTTCCTTACGCGCACGAGGCCGGGGACGTGGGCCTGCGCCAGCTCGTGGTGCGCTACCTCGAGCGCTTCTTCGACTTGCGGCTCGCCGAGGAAGAGCTCTTCATCGCCCCCGAGCGCGTCCAGGCGGTGTACTCGCTCCTGCTCGCCACGTGCGACGCGGGCGATGGCGTGCTCGTGTCGCGCAACCTCCACGCCGTCTATGCGCCGGTGCTCGACAAGGCGGGCGTGCGGGTCACCGTCGCCCCCAACACGCTGGGGGAAGTCACCCGGCTCCTGGGTGCCTTCGACGTGAAGGTCCTGTTCCTGTCGGTGGAGCCCGGCGAGCGCGCCAACCTGTCGGAGCTGGGCGCGATCCTCACCGAGGCCGAGCGGCGGGGCATCCTCGTGGTGCTCGACGAGAGCGAGTCCTTCACCATCACCGCCGAGGTCGCGCCGCGCACGCTCTTCGAGTTCCTCGCCCGCGAGCCCTCGCGCACGAACCTGGTGGTGCTCTACGGCCTCATCAAGAACGCCGTCTTCCCGGACTGGGAGCTGACGTTGATGCTGCCGGTGCCGGCGACGCTCCGGGGGGACCTGGAGGTGGCCGCGGAGGTCACCTACTCGCGCATCAGCACGCTGGCGGAGTGGTTCTACGAGCGCACTTTCGAGGACCTGCTCTCCTTCCGCATCGCCTTCTCCGAGCCGCCGCCTCCGCCCGAGCGCCCCGTGCCCCGGGTGCCGCGCTCGCGGCGCATGCTCCGGCTCGCGCGGATGCCCGCCTTCGCACCCCGGGTGTTCCGCGAGGATGACCCGGAGCTCCTTCGCCTGGACTATGGCGAGAACGAGTCGCCGCTCCCCCAGCCGCTGGTGGAAGGGCTCGTGGCGGCGTGTGCCGCGCCCCGGAACTCGGGTACCCAGCACGGCCTGGACGTGGCGGTGGCCGCCTTCCTCCTGGAGACGCGGGGCGTGCGCTATGCCCCCGGGGAACTCGTGCTCGCGCCGGGGGTATGGCCGCTCGTGCATCACCTGGGGGTGGCGCTGCGCGAGCGGCTCGGGCGGGCGCCGCGCGTCTTCGTGGCCACGCCCTGCTATGGCGTGTTGCCGCCCACCTGGGAGTCCGCGGGCGCCGAGGTGGACCTGGCGCCGCTGTCCGACCTGTCCGAGCGGCGCGGGCCCCGGGCTCCGGACGTGGTGGTCATCTCCCAGCCCTCCAACCCCTCCGGGGACTACCTGTCCCACGAGGAGCTGGTGGGGCTGGCCGCCTACGTGGTGGAGCAGCGCTGTCTGCTCGTGTCGGACGAGATTTTCGGGCTGGTGAACCTGGGCAATCCCCTGGCGGAGACGGTGCACGGGCCGGTGGGGCTGGAGGCGGCGGTGCCGGGCATCGGCGCGCGCACGGTGGTGCTCGGGGGCCTGTCCAAGGAGTTCGCGGCGGGTGGCCTGCGGGTGGGGTGGATGGCGGCTCGGGACCTGGCCCTGGTGGAGGCGGTGCGCGCGAGCGGGCCGGGGCTGCTGCACCTGGCCACGGCGCGCGCCGCGTCGCGCCTCTACGCGGCCTATGCCCGGGGCCCCGACGGCAGGCTGCTCTACCCGGAGCGGCACCGCGCGCTGCGCGACTTCCTCACGCGCATGCGCCGGGACCTGGCGGAGAAGCGGGCCCTGCTCGCCGGGGTGTTGCCGCCGGATGGGCGCGCCGAGACGGGGGAGACGGGAGGCCTCTTCCTCGCGCCCCGGGTGTCGGCGTGGCTCGGGCGGGAGGTGGACGGCGTGCGGCTCACCGCGGAGAACCTGCCCGCGGTGGTGTACGCGCACACGCATGTGGTGCTCAATGGCGGAGCCTGGTGCGCGGACCCCGAGCGCGTACGCGCCGTCTTCTCCTTGCCCCGTGAAAAACTGCGCGAGGCCCGGGCCCGGCTGGAGGCCTTCGCCGCCCGGCTGCGGGACTAG
- a CDS encoding methyltransferase domain-containing protein produces the protein MRMNLMGLRRHAWGDVQARLRHLPRMNPLRNLMAEVPELASPAPRDTPVVDAARVDAYRHAIERYVGPERTVVDVCTGNGLRAILAARCNPGKLYAVDASRNLDTAQWVACRNGFTDIEFVRADISRFQPAKKVDVLLHEQVGDGLFDAGLIPKLLDARDRLLAPGGRILPNRFDVFFEPVQLRDEARVPFIWDQRLPNVDFSCLQILRDTLDPAYFTRIIRPQDVERSLCEASPVFTLDLETLRAGSLPKRLELERPVVRGGRMDGLCLFYRAHFDSSLSYDTFPERPRACAPVMLLRTDARDFARYETIRLELSLPDLADVTTWRWNSL, from the coding sequence ATGCGGATGAACCTGATGGGCTTGCGGCGGCATGCGTGGGGTGACGTGCAGGCGAGGCTGCGGCACCTGCCTCGGATGAATCCACTGCGCAACCTGATGGCGGAGGTGCCTGAACTGGCGAGCCCCGCGCCCCGTGACACTCCCGTGGTGGATGCCGCGCGGGTGGATGCGTACCGGCACGCCATCGAGCGCTATGTGGGCCCGGAGCGGACGGTGGTGGACGTGTGCACCGGCAACGGCCTGCGCGCCATCCTCGCGGCCCGTTGCAACCCGGGCAAGCTGTACGCGGTGGATGCCTCGCGCAACCTGGACACGGCGCAGTGGGTGGCGTGTCGCAACGGCTTCACGGACATCGAGTTCGTGCGCGCGGACATCTCCCGCTTCCAGCCGGCGAAGAAGGTGGATGTGCTGCTGCACGAGCAGGTGGGCGATGGCCTCTTCGACGCGGGGCTGATTCCGAAGTTGCTGGACGCACGCGACCGGCTGCTCGCGCCGGGCGGCCGCATCCTGCCCAACCGCTTCGACGTCTTCTTCGAGCCGGTGCAACTGCGCGACGAGGCGCGCGTGCCCTTCATCTGGGACCAGCGTCTGCCGAACGTGGATTTCAGCTGCCTGCAGATCCTCCGCGACACGTTGGATCCGGCGTACTTCACCCGCATCATCCGGCCCCAGGACGTGGAGCGCTCGTTGTGCGAGGCCTCGCCCGTCTTCACGCTCGACCTGGAGACGCTTCGGGCGGGCTCGTTGCCCAAGCGCCTGGAGCTGGAGCGGCCGGTGGTGCGGGGCGGCCGCATGGACGGCCTGTGCCTCTTCTACCGGGCCCACTTCGACTCCTCGCTGTCCTATGACACCTTCCCCGAGCGGCCCCGCGCGTGCGCTCCGGTGATGCTCCTGCGAACGGATGCCCGGGATTTTGCCCGGTACGAGACGATCCGCCTGGAACTGTCGTTGCCAGACCTCGCGGACGTCACCACATGGCGGTGGAACTCCCTATGA
- a CDS encoding WS/DGAT/MGAT family O-acyltransferase, whose translation MPERMSPVDAAWLQMEEPTSLMVITAVLWFDEPVDWARLTELVHERLVVPYPRFRQRAVPGGLLSAPSWEDMPGFSVEAHLRRTRLPPPGGPDALAPLVGESMSTPLDSSRPLWELHLFDGYESGSALLVRVHHAIADGIALGRVLMSLTDASAEGRREDQGFREPEPVPGAWSRLLGGARKVADSAQAAWKRGGELWAEPIQLMDLAVEGARGASAISRLLTLTQDPPSPFTGQLGRLKRVAWSRPVPLEQVREIGHGTGSTANDVLMAVVAGTLRRYVCARDASAEDLRAVVPVNLRPLHEPLPRTLGNRFGMVFLPLPVGVEEPVARLWELKRRMDALKRSPEAALVFGLLTAAGFVPAPVERVAVEVMRRKSSLVLTNVPGPRRPVYLAGARLSGMAFWVPMAGRLGLGLSLFSYAGHMTLGVAADAGLVPDPRELIEDFEAELTSLAQAVRDAGRAPEAP comes from the coding sequence ATGCCCGAGCGGATGAGTCCCGTGGACGCGGCGTGGCTCCAGATGGAGGAGCCCACGAGTCTCATGGTCATCACCGCGGTGCTCTGGTTCGACGAGCCCGTGGATTGGGCTCGGCTGACGGAACTGGTCCACGAACGGCTCGTGGTGCCCTATCCCCGCTTCCGCCAGCGCGCGGTGCCGGGGGGATTGCTGAGCGCGCCCTCCTGGGAGGACATGCCGGGCTTCTCCGTGGAGGCGCACCTGCGGCGCACGCGCTTGCCGCCTCCCGGTGGCCCGGACGCGCTGGCGCCGCTGGTGGGCGAGTCCATGAGTACGCCCCTGGATTCCTCGCGGCCCCTGTGGGAGCTGCACCTGTTCGACGGGTACGAGTCGGGCAGCGCGTTGCTCGTGCGCGTGCACCACGCCATCGCGGATGGCATCGCGCTCGGGCGGGTGCTGATGTCCTTGACGGACGCGAGCGCGGAAGGACGCCGGGAGGACCAGGGCTTCCGGGAGCCCGAGCCCGTGCCGGGCGCCTGGAGCCGGCTGCTGGGCGGCGCTCGGAAGGTGGCGGACTCCGCCCAGGCGGCCTGGAAGCGGGGGGGCGAGTTGTGGGCCGAGCCCATCCAACTCATGGACCTGGCGGTGGAGGGCGCGCGAGGGGCCTCGGCGATCAGCCGGTTGCTGACCCTGACGCAGGATCCTCCCTCGCCGTTCACGGGGCAGCTCGGTCGGCTCAAGCGCGTGGCCTGGTCTCGGCCCGTGCCCCTGGAGCAGGTGCGCGAGATTGGCCATGGCACTGGCAGCACGGCCAATGACGTGCTGATGGCGGTGGTGGCCGGCACCCTGCGCCGCTACGTGTGCGCGCGCGACGCCTCCGCCGAGGACTTGAGGGCCGTGGTGCCGGTGAACCTGCGCCCGCTGCATGAGCCCCTGCCGCGCACCCTGGGCAACCGCTTCGGCATGGTGTTCCTGCCCCTGCCCGTCGGCGTGGAAGAGCCCGTGGCGCGGTTGTGGGAGCTCAAGCGGCGCATGGATGCCCTCAAGCGCTCGCCCGAGGCGGCCCTGGTGTTCGGCTTGCTGACGGCGGCGGGCTTCGTTCCCGCACCGGTGGAGCGGGTGGCGGTGGAGGTGATGCGGCGCAAGTCCTCGCTCGTGCTCACCAACGTGCCGGGGCCCAGGCGTCCCGTGTACCTGGCGGGCGCGCGGTTGTCGGGCATGGCCTTCTGGGTGCCCATGGCGGGGCGTCTGGGCCTGGGCTTGAGCCTCTTCAGCTACGCGGGCCATATGACGCTGGGCGTGGCGGCGGACGCGGGACTCGTGCCCGATCCGCGCGAGCTCATCGAGGACTTCGAGGCGGAGCTCACCTCGCTCGCCCAGGCGGTGCGGGACGCCGGGCGCGCCCCCGAAGCCCCCTGA